Proteins from a single region of Lusitaniella coriacea LEGE 07157:
- a CDS encoding response regulator: MKTSKLLQKTLLGEILLFAIIATSTSIVSGLNLKNHMTEEFESKGKAIVNSIANSSVEVLFNRDASTLQSTIDQFLDIKGIGYIFVIDDRGEIIAHTFVPTIPPELLEHINKGHHQHTENRIDEIELLNRGEFIDISSPILAGVAGYVHVGMEKSAVAAHVTEATLQQLALVLAIFLLAVAIAYIRVSQISKPLNQLTEYAQRLKARDFSTSVKIQSRDEIGLLAQTLQSMSEELSHSFDNLEQAVSDATTELLVSNSYLRAILKNLADGLLVTDPQGHITQFNPALAEMFDLGKQDIRGQLCSEIFCRELAELATQTQQQSKDVLTAEVALTKNRVGKAVATAIEQELTMSGENDTEQMSSAILIRDITVEKEIDRMKTDFLSTVSHELRTPLTSVLGFTKLIKKKLEDTLFPNIDTGNKKQQRAVKQVSNNLNIIVAEGERLTTLINDVLDIAKMEAGKVDWKSEPIVIEELVNRSLAATSVLFQQKGLEPIIEIEPELPEIMGDKDRLIQVLVNLLSNAVKFTNEGSVTCRVGRNPESLTISVVDGGIGIAPEDCSQVFEKFKQVGDTLTDKPQGTGLGLPICKQIIEHHGGTIWVESTLGEGSTFSFSLPLSEIAEVPTINLDTLLTQLNHHVRPAALTDELQKKCILVVDDDAHIRELLRQELEAQGYQIREAKDGLEAIQQVKALQPDLIIMDVMMPQMSGFDAVAVLKNDPQTMEIPIVILSIMEDKERGYRLGVDRYLQKPIDAEMLLQEISLLLSQGKSRRKVLLVDEDASAVRMLAQVLQERGYNVVEVLDSKELWVKAFSVQPDLIIANANLWQQSESVKTLRFEKGMENVLFILLADEHNDESDCS; encoded by the coding sequence ATGAAAACATCAAAACTCCTACAAAAAACTCTTCTCGGCGAGATCCTCCTCTTTGCCATTATTGCAACGAGTACCTCGATCGTTTCTGGCTTGAATTTGAAAAATCACATGACAGAAGAGTTTGAAAGTAAAGGAAAGGCAATTGTCAACAGTATTGCTAACTCTAGCGTGGAAGTTTTGTTTAACCGCGATGCATCAACGCTTCAATCCACAATCGACCAATTTCTTGACATTAAAGGAATAGGTTATATTTTTGTCATTGACGATCGCGGCGAAATTATTGCTCATACCTTTGTTCCCACAATCCCCCCAGAACTGCTCGAACACATTAATAAAGGTCATCACCAGCACACCGAAAACAGAATCGATGAGATTGAGCTTCTCAATCGCGGAGAATTCATCGACATCTCTTCCCCCATCTTGGCAGGAGTTGCCGGATACGTTCATGTTGGCATGGAGAAAAGTGCAGTCGCAGCACATGTAACAGAAGCCACCCTGCAACAACTTGCACTCGTCCTCGCCATCTTTCTCCTCGCCGTCGCCATCGCCTATATCCGCGTCAGTCAAATTTCCAAACCCCTCAACCAACTGACAGAATACGCACAACGATTAAAAGCGAGGGACTTTTCTACCTCGGTTAAAATTCAATCCAGAGATGAAATTGGATTGCTCGCACAAACGCTACAGTCGATGTCTGAAGAGTTAAGTCACTCCTTTGACAACCTCGAACAAGCCGTTAGCGACGCAACAACCGAACTCCTCGTCTCCAATAGCTACCTTAGAGCAATCCTAAAAAATTTAGCAGACGGACTGCTGGTTACCGATCCCCAAGGACACATCACGCAGTTTAATCCCGCATTGGCAGAAATGTTCGATTTGGGAAAACAAGACATTCGAGGTCAACTCTGTTCTGAGATTTTTTGCCGCGAGTTAGCCGAATTAGCCACACAAACCCAACAACAATCTAAGGACGTTTTAACCGCAGAGGTTGCACTCACTAAAAATCGCGTGGGGAAAGCTGTTGCGACTGCAATCGAGCAAGAATTAACGATGTCAGGAGAGAATGACACCGAACAAATGAGTTCGGCAATTTTAATCCGGGATATCACGGTTGAGAAAGAAATCGATCGCATGAAAACCGATTTTCTCTCCACAGTGTCCCACGAACTGAGAACTCCCCTCACTTCTGTTCTGGGTTTCACCAAATTAATCAAGAAAAAACTCGAAGATACTCTTTTCCCCAATATCGATACGGGAAACAAGAAACAGCAACGCGCGGTCAAACAGGTTAGCAACAACCTCAATATTATCGTCGCTGAGGGAGAGCGTCTCACTACTTTAATCAACGATGTTTTGGATATTGCCAAGATGGAGGCGGGGAAGGTGGATTGGAAAAGCGAACCGATTGTTATCGAAGAATTAGTCAATCGTTCTTTGGCAGCAACTTCGGTACTTTTTCAACAAAAAGGATTAGAACCCATTATTGAAATCGAACCAGAACTCCCGGAAATTATGGGAGATAAAGATCGACTCATCCAAGTGTTGGTCAATCTCCTCTCCAATGCGGTGAAGTTTACCAATGAAGGTTCGGTGACGTGTCGCGTTGGACGTAACCCAGAGAGTCTGACAATTAGCGTTGTGGATGGGGGAATTGGGATCGCACCGGAAGATTGTTCCCAAGTTTTTGAGAAATTCAAGCAGGTGGGAGATACCTTAACGGATAAACCTCAAGGAACGGGTTTGGGATTGCCGATTTGCAAACAGATTATCGAACATCACGGCGGGACAATTTGGGTTGAAAGTACTCTGGGTGAAGGGAGTACCTTCTCATTCTCGCTTCCCCTTTCCGAAATAGCAGAAGTCCCCACAATTAATCTCGATACACTCCTCACCCAACTCAATCATCACGTTCGTCCAGCCGCTCTTACGGATGAACTACAAAAGAAATGTATTCTGGTGGTGGACGATGACGCACATATTCGCGAACTCCTCAGACAAGAACTCGAAGCGCAAGGGTATCAAATTCGGGAGGCGAAAGACGGTTTAGAGGCGATTCAACAGGTGAAAGCGCTTCAACCCGATTTGATTATTATGGATGTGATGATGCCGCAGATGAGCGGTTTTGACGCGGTTGCGGTGCTAAAAAATGACCCCCAGACGATGGAGATTCCTATTGTGATTCTCTCGATTATGGAAGATAAGGAACGGGGATATCGCTTGGGGGTTGACCGCTATTTGCAGAAACCCATTGACGCAGAAATGTTACTACAGGAAATTAGCTTGCTCCTTTCTCAAGGAAAGTCCCGCAGGAAAGTGTTGCTGGTGGATGAGGATGCGTCGGCGGTGCGAATGCTCGCACAGGTACTACAGGAGCGAGGATATAATGTAGTGGAGGTGTTAGATAGCAAGGAGCTTTGGGTAAAAGCGTTCTCCGTACAGCCGGATTTAATTATTGCCAATGCAAATCTGTGGCAACAATCCGAGTCGGTGAAGACATTGCGCTTTGAAAAAGGAATGGAAAATGTTTTATTTATCCTATTAGCAGACGAACATAACGATGAGTCCGATTGCTCTTAA
- a CDS encoding adenylate/guanylate cyclase domain-containing protein, producing the protein MSPIALKRLIAKKEARQVLGELFQAMNTPLGIQDVGGEWLLGMASGEAGGRYPIALDGKILGWVVGEGQAAAIANLLGYLAKREVERKELARETLEKYKEINLLYKISERIAATLELEDVAQLVLEEASKIINADSGSVMLLDPQTEQLDILAAFGQEYPIKTPLKFKQGIAGIVALTGRAEIVNDVTSDGRYLEGSNKVSSLICAPLKITDRAIGTINLSSQSPVQYTAADLKLLNALASQAAAAIENAILHENKLKEERIKSNLERYVSDRVVRAIMDSTGEISLNPTKKNVAILFSDIRNFTTYCEELEPETIVQYLNEYFTHMVDVIFNHEGTVNKFVGDMIVAFFGAPSEVIDSEAKAIETAISMQKRLKTIPISWIAEHFNTGIGISSGRVVVGNIGSPSHMDYTAIGDEVNIASRLQSIAKGGQILVSRSIYKQTKKLFKFKEFGEISLKGKKNAIEVFEVLY; encoded by the coding sequence ATGAGTCCGATTGCTCTTAAGCGTCTGATTGCTAAAAAAGAAGCGCGACAGGTTTTAGGTGAACTTTTCCAAGCGATGAATACTCCCCTAGGGATTCAAGATGTTGGAGGGGAGTGGTTGTTGGGGATGGCAAGTGGGGAAGCGGGGGGTCGGTATCCGATCGCGCTCGACGGTAAAATATTGGGATGGGTTGTGGGAGAAGGACAAGCTGCCGCGATCGCGAATTTGTTGGGATATTTGGCAAAGCGAGAAGTAGAACGCAAGGAACTCGCGCGGGAAACCCTGGAAAAATACAAAGAAATTAATCTCCTCTACAAAATTTCAGAACGAATCGCTGCAACTTTGGAACTTGAAGATGTTGCTCAATTGGTTCTCGAAGAGGCGAGTAAGATTATTAATGCCGATAGCGGTTCTGTGATGTTGCTCGATCCTCAAACCGAACAACTTGATATTCTTGCGGCGTTTGGACAAGAATACCCCATTAAAACCCCTTTAAAGTTCAAACAAGGCATTGCAGGGATTGTGGCTTTGACAGGACGAGCCGAGATCGTTAATGATGTTACCTCAGACGGACGCTATTTAGAAGGAAGCAATAAGGTTAGTTCGTTAATTTGCGCGCCGTTGAAAATTACAGATCGCGCGATCGGTACTATTAATTTAAGTAGTCAATCCCCCGTCCAATATACTGCCGCAGATTTGAAATTATTAAACGCACTGGCATCCCAAGCCGCCGCCGCGATTGAAAATGCTATTCTTCACGAAAATAAGCTCAAAGAAGAGCGAATTAAAAGTAATTTAGAACGCTATGTTTCCGATCGCGTCGTTCGAGCCATTATGGATTCAACGGGAGAAATTTCACTCAATCCCACCAAGAAAAATGTTGCAATTTTATTTTCCGATATCCGCAATTTTACTACCTATTGCGAAGAACTCGAACCAGAAACTATTGTTCAATATTTAAACGAATATTTCACGCACATGGTTGACGTTATTTTTAATCATGAGGGAACGGTAAATAAATTTGTTGGGGATATGATCGTCGCTTTCTTTGGCGCACCTTCAGAAGTTATTGATTCCGAAGCAAAAGCCATTGAGACGGCAATTTCCATGCAAAAAAGACTGAAAACCATCCCTATTTCCTGGATTGCAGAACATTTCAATACTGGGATTGGTATCAGTTCGGGACGAGTGGTTGTTGGCAATATTGGCTCGCCTTCCCACATGGACTATACTGCAATTGGGGATGAAGTTAATATTGCTTCGCGCTTGCAATCGATTGCGAAAGGCGGTCAAATTTTAGTCAGTCGTAGCATTTATAAACAAACCAAAAAGCTATTCAAATTCAAGGAATTTGGGGAAATCAGTCTTAAAGGTAAAAAGAACGCGATCGAAGTATTTGAGGTTTTGTACTGA
- a CDS encoding response regulator transcription factor encodes MQKKILIVDDEPHIRMLLEQTFEELEDEGVELFVATNGQEALDLIEAEKPNLVFLDVMMPKVNGFDVCNIVKNTLKISDIYIILLTAKGQEFDKKKGEKVGANLYMTKPFDPDEVVEKAEEILGIS; translated from the coding sequence ATGCAGAAAAAAATATTGATTGTCGATGACGAACCTCACATTCGGATGCTTCTCGAACAAACCTTTGAAGAACTTGAAGACGAAGGTGTAGAATTGTTCGTGGCAACTAACGGACAGGAAGCATTAGATTTAATCGAAGCAGAAAAGCCGAATTTGGTTTTTTTGGATGTTATGATGCCAAAAGTTAATGGTTTTGATGTTTGTAATATTGTTAAAAATACATTAAAAATTAGCGATATTTATATCATTCTGCTGACTGCAAAAGGTCAAGAATTTGATAAGAAAAAGGGCGAAAAAGTAGGGGCCAATTTATATATGACCAAACCTTTCGATCCCGACGAAGTTGTAGAAAAAGCAGAGGAAATTTTGGGGATTTCTTGA
- a CDS encoding filamentous hemagglutinin N-terminal domain-containing protein — translation MKSHPQFYRSAAIIAGSIFLSCAIARPTLAQLIPDTTLGAENSVVTPIDLLNQRIDGGAARGINLFHSFLEFNIGNGSSVYFANPTGIENILTRVTGNNASNILGTLGVLGNANLFLINPNGIYFGENAQLDVSGSFLATTADGIQLGTQGYFSATDPQSSQLLSVQPSALFSNTLRNWTAGIKNEGNLSVGGDLTLIADELDLQGQLSAGGNLTLVGANLINSPWNLQTNSQQTPSTQGTLQIRDSTTNPFIAAAGGELLVQGNETVDIFALNHPDSGLFSGGDMVLRSGNQVSGDAHYYAGGSFRIEQLDGNLGDLFSPFDPVIRALGDVNMGNYIGASLHILAGGKINITSVIVTGTDTIGNSINPTSTPDLANVTLSNGKSELLTGMRVQP, via the coding sequence ATGAAGAGTCACCCGCAATTCTACCGAAGTGCCGCGATTATTGCTGGCAGTATTTTTTTGAGTTGCGCGATCGCGCGCCCCACCCTTGCCCAGCTTATCCCCGACACTACCCTTGGTGCGGAAAACTCCGTCGTTACCCCCATCGATCTGCTCAACCAGCGCATTGACGGGGGTGCAGCACGGGGAATTAACCTCTTCCACAGCTTCCTGGAATTCAACATTGGCAACGGCAGCAGCGTCTATTTCGCCAACCCCACAGGCATTGAAAATATCCTCACCCGCGTCACCGGAAACAACGCCTCCAACATTCTCGGCACATTAGGCGTACTCGGCAATGCCAACCTTTTCCTCATCAATCCCAACGGCATTTATTTCGGTGAAAACGCCCAATTGGATGTGAGCGGTTCCTTCCTCGCCACAACCGCAGACGGAATTCAACTGGGAACTCAGGGCTATTTTAGCGCCACCGACCCCCAAAGCTCTCAACTCCTCTCCGTTCAACCCAGTGCCTTATTCTCCAATACTTTGCGCAACTGGACGGCAGGCATTAAGAATGAGGGAAATTTGTCTGTTGGGGGCGATTTAACGCTAATTGCCGACGAATTGGACTTACAAGGTCAACTCTCCGCAGGAGGAAACCTCACTTTAGTGGGGGCAAATCTCATCAATTCTCCCTGGAACCTACAAACCAACTCCCAACAAACCCCCTCCACTCAAGGAACCCTGCAAATCCGAGACAGCACAACCAATCCCTTCATCGCTGCTGCGGGAGGCGAATTATTGGTGCAAGGCAACGAAACAGTGGATATCTTTGCATTGAATCATCCCGATAGTGGCTTATTTTCTGGTGGGGATATGGTTCTGCGCAGTGGGAACCAAGTCAGCGGCGACGCACATTATTACGCGGGAGGAAGTTTCCGCATCGAGCAGTTAGATGGAAATTTAGGTGATTTATTCAGTCCCTTCGACCCCGTGATTCGCGCTCTGGGAGATGTCAATATGGGTAACTATATCGGAGCATCTTTGCACATTTTGGCAGGGGGTAAAATCAATATTACATCTGTTATTGTCACGGGTACGGATACGATAGGAAACAGCATTAATCCCACCAGTACGCCGGATTTAGCCAATGTAACCCTCTCTAACGGCAAATCGGAATTATTAACGGGAATGCGCGTGCAACCTTAG